The Papilio machaon chromosome 3, ilPapMach1.1, whole genome shotgun sequence genome window below encodes:
- the LOC106719663 gene encoding stress-activated map kinase-interacting protein 1 — MATYDNKVWLLKNIREAFIATDDTGLCDIVMAGEDFSKIFQNKAMEEKKKYKEGILYQPSTSKIKELSSDFSDERELVTQFDPYPDMEDSEEDDLVCGSYIRHEDFLPHRQRSNTTLWLDKKEQALKKAAKIKVIKWEDPTTKLTAEQMAETFAKMEVKQVEKKKSLLAEQLEHCPDLPHRQYLEYAKFDGTAQLGLPIKSFKIFMTMLPEKHQNYPLIVCVIASAKIKDLIGFTCYKYSIEHPEITLGSVHEYGLCIAEDDGEVDLAFPCLDANEPCSKFGFTCLGLIDLKTKIIIDRATDSIPDYSVMSGAFHVFPKASDSGQSHHNTSRHNTGGSSTSEAVRNAIRAVNEERKAGGLNIDKMQSHIIATEAPQCKAYKVHLLRKVRTNTLVQLVISLDRIEIEPIVTHKHAFWSRSKYFLHSIDSVAWCQILESKANKTTFRIVYSNSHNTSLNDRTPGNPNFFHPNTTYKCHDFECDHEMGKEIVEKINTILDLRNSPCRREYKTAKEKKLQSRRSFHTKQTS; from the exons ATGGCTACTTATGATAATAAAGTATGGCTCTTAAAGAATATTAGGGAAGCATTTATTGCGACCGATGATACAGGTTTGTGCGATATTGTTATGGCTGGTGAAGATTTTTCGaagatatttcaaaataaagccatggaagaaaaaaagaaatacaaagagGGAATCCTGTATCAACCTAGCACCAGTAAGATTAAAGAACTTAGTTCAGACTTTAGTGATGAAAGGGAACTGGTGACACAATTTGATCCCTACCCTGATATGGAAGACAGTGAAGAAGATGATCTAGTTTGTGGTAGCTACATACGTCACGAAGATTTTTTGCCTCATAG gCAAAGATCAAACACTACATTGTGGCTTGATAAAAAAGAACAAGCATTAAAGAAGGCagctaaaattaaagttataaaatgggAAGATCCAACAACAAAACTTACTGCAGAACAAATGGCAGAAACATTTGCAAAGATGGAGGTGAAACAggttgaaaaaaagaaatcactATTGGCTGAACAGTTAGAACATTGCCCTGATCTCCCTCACCGACAATACCTTGAGTATGCAAAGTTTGATGGCACAGCACAATTAGGTCTGcctataaaatcatttaaaatctttatgaCAATGCTGCCAGAAAAACATCAAAACTATCCACTGATTGTGTGTGTTATTGCCAGTGccaaaattaaagatttaatagGATTTACATGCTATAAATATAG CATTGAACATCCAGAAATAACTCTTGGATCTGTGCATGAATATGGACTTTGTATTGCGGAAGATGATGGAGAAGTTGACTTGGCATTTCCTTGCTTGGATGCTAATGAACCCTGCTCTAAATTTGGTTTCACATGCCTCGGtcttattgatttaaaaaccaAGATCATTATAGACCGAGCTACTGATTCAATTCCCGATTATTCAGTGATGAGTGGGGCTTTTCATGTATTTCCAAAGGCATCAGACTCGGGCCAAAGTCATCATAATACATCTAGACATAACACAGGAGGCAGCTCAACTTCAGAAGCAGTTAGAAATGCTATCAGAGCTGTTAATGAAG AAAGAAAAGCAGGTGGATTAAATATAGACAAAATGCAGTCTCATATAATTGCAACGGAAGCACCACAATGTAAAGCATATAAAGTGCATCTGTTAAGAAAAGTACGAACAAATACTCTGGTGCAGTTGGTGATATCATTAGACAGGATTGAAATTGAACCTATTGTAACACATAAGCATGCATTTTGG tCAAGATCTAAATATTTCCTGCACAGTATAGACTCCGTGGCGTGGTGTCAGATATTGGAGTCAAAAGCCAACAAAACCACATTTAGGATAGTTTATTCAAATAGTCATAACACATCCTTAAATGATAGGACACCAg GTAACCCCAATTTCTTTCATCCAAACACAACATACAAATGTCATGATTTTGAATGTGATCATGAGATGGGAAAAGAAATTGTAGAGAAAATAAACACAATCCTAGATCTCAGGAATAGTCCGTGTCGTCGAGAGTATAAGACTgcaaaagagaaaaaattacaaagtagAAGAAGTTTTCATACAAAGCAGACAAGTTGA
- the LOC106719548 gene encoding uncharacterized protein LOC106719548, producing MEISVNDNEIQQSIRSPPRRRRSTFFERRDSLGPQLLSGKLELSVAKKDTDINEKHNQELQSYYEKLLSEKEQWKKEVNNRKNKYHDLRLQYQLAVKSTSKAKICYSALTNEDIEFLKGKVNITKLIDSQTKLHKSVRESHALFKRAAELDNVILSHCEDKIKQINEYILDNSSIEPNT from the exons ATGGAAATTTCGGTTAACGATAACGAAATACAACAATCTATACGGTCGCCCCCTCGACGGAGACGTTCTACGTTTTTTGAGAGGCGAGATTCTTTGG GCCCACAATTATTGTCAGGAAAATTAGAGCTAAGTGTGGCTAAGAAAGATACAGATATTAACGAGAAACATAACCAAGAACTTCAAAG ttattatgaaaaactttTGTCCGAAAAAGAGCAGTGGAAAAAAGAAGTTAACaataggaaaaataaatatcacgaCCTAAgatt GCAATACCAATTAGCAGTAAAATCAACAAGTAAGGCAAAGATATGTTATTCGGCATTAACAAATGAAgacatagaatttttaaaaggcAAAGTTAACATAACAAAACTGATTGATAGCCAAACAAAACTACACAAATCAGTTAGAGAATCTCATGCATTATTTAAAAGGGCAGCGGAACTggataatgttatattaagtCATTGTGAAGataaaattaagcaaattaatgaatatattCTTGATAATAGTTCTATAGAACcgaatacataa